The following is a genomic window from Niabella soli DSM 19437.
GGTTTTATCCTTGTAAAACCCAAAACTTTGAGCAAGCAATTGGGGCAGGGTTTCTTCCTTTATAAATTCGGGGCCTTCTTTCCCAAAATGACGCTATCGGACATATGCTACTTTCTTAAAGTATATTAGACGCCGGGTTGTATTTACAGATTCTAAAAAGCTTCTTAAAGAATCCAAAGCGGCAAAGAATAGGCGTTGTTACACAGATTTTTCTAAAAAGTAAAAGAGGTTATTCATAAATTTAAAGAGTATTAATATTGAAAATATAGCAATTTCTTCGAATGAAAGATTATAATTTAAGAACCGGAACTATAAAGGACCTGGACCAGGTAAGAGATCTTGCGATCAACTCCTGGAGCCGGTTTCAGTATGAACTTATGGAGGAAAACCGGGCACAGTTGCTTAGCGGCATCAACAATGAAAAAACCTACCTCGGCCTTTTTGATACTGCAGACTGTATTGTTTGTGAAACAAAGGACCAGGATATTGTTGGTATGGTATTCCTGGTTTCCAGCGGTCACCCCACTGATATCTATCCGGGGGACTGGTGTTATATCCGTTTTTTGACAGTTAGCCCGGAACATGAGGGTAAAGGCATTGGCAGGTGGCTGACACAAAAATGTTTGGATAAAGCTAAAAGCAGGGGCGAGCATACCATTGCCCTGCATACGTCTGAACTAATGAATAATGCCCGCGCACTTTATGAGAACATGGGTTTTGAAATTGTAAAAGAAATAGCGCCCCGATTCGGGAAACGCTATTGGTTGTACAAACGGGTATTATAATTTAACAATTTAACAATAGACTGCGGTTCATTTAATTTCTAACTTGTAAAAAGAAAGTTAGATAATAAGTTTCGGTATGAAGGATGAAATATTTATAAGCAGGATCGTTCCTAATATTTACTCAAACGACCTTGAAAAAAGTAAAATTTTTTACGGAAGTTTTTTAAATATGAAGATCGTAATGGATCACGGATGGGTAATCACTTTTGCCTCCTTCAAGAATCCGCTGGCACAGGTCAATATTTTAGATAACCAGGGCAAGCCTGCATTAGACAATGCGCGTATCTTTTTATCTGTTGAAGTATCGGATGTCAATAAGATGTACAAAAAGGCAAAAGAAGCCCATATGGAAATAGTATATCCTATTACCGATGAGGCCTGGGGGGTGCGCCGTTTTTTTGTAAAAGATCCCAACGGCGCTACTATAAACCTGGTGGCACATAAAAGTTGATTTATTTTCTTAACACCAGTATCATCAGCACTACAATAGTTGCCATCAGTGTGAAAAGGATAAGCAGGTTCTTTGCTTTCATCGGCTTAGGGTTTTAAAAAAAGGTAATACAGGTGCTGCGATAAAAATGGCTGCCGCAGTTCATCTGATTTAAGACGCATAAAATCGGTATTGGGCAAAAACCCTTTATTATACAGCAACTGTTTATTGTACGGAAGACTGATGGCGTAGTCTTTGTCGAAGGAAGCGGCATGATTGAGATTGTACCGGGTTACGATCCAGCTCCAGTTTACAACTGCGCCAATGATCAGCGTGCCATAGATTACCCACGCCATCCGGTTAAGCAGGTAAATATTGGTTTTTTGCCTCCGGATCTTTAATGCAGTATAAACCAACCCCAATACAGCCAGAAAAAGAAACAGGTATACCCCGATTCTTTTAAGGGTTAACCCATAGCTATCCACATATTGATTGTTCTTTAAAACAACGGTTCCTGCCAGCAGCATATTAAGTACGATCCATATAAAAGCATACGTTTTCAGCGGCCCGCTATTTTTAGAAAAGTTCAACGCACCTTTAAAGAATAACATAATTACTGAAATGGCCATTGCAATTGAGAAGATCAGCAGGTAAACCCGCTCATGCAAAGACTGACTGAGGCTATTTCCGGATGGGTTGCCACGGAATTGCTCTATACTATAAGTAACAATAAAAAAGATTACAAGGAGGTTGAGTGCAATTAAAGAGATCTGTCCGCTTTTTTGATAGAACTGAATATCTGTCGCTTCAGGGTCTGTGGCGGCATTGCTATATGAAGGAGGAAAGGCATCCTGCAAATATTTGTCCTGCTTTAATAACAGGTCGGGCACCCAGTAATGCATAAACGAAAACATCAGGAAGAAACCCATTATTGTTAAAAAAGACAGTTGGAAAAAGTTGACATTCCAGTTAATGAAAAAGAAAGATTGAAATAAATCGCTGCTGGAGGTGTATACAAGAAGGAAGCTGGCAATTAAGGCCGCGGGAACAAGAAAATAATAAAGTATTTTCTTATAAACATCAGCAGACAAACCAGGCCCTGACGGCAGCCATTTGTG
Proteins encoded in this region:
- a CDS encoding GNAT family N-acetyltransferase; this translates as MKDYNLRTGTIKDLDQVRDLAINSWSRFQYELMEENRAQLLSGINNEKTYLGLFDTADCIVCETKDQDIVGMVFLVSSGHPTDIYPGDWCYIRFLTVSPEHEGKGIGRWLTQKCLDKAKSRGEHTIALHTSELMNNARALYENMGFEIVKEIAPRFGKRYWLYKRVL
- a CDS encoding VOC family protein → MKDEIFISRIVPNIYSNDLEKSKIFYGSFLNMKIVMDHGWVITFASFKNPLAQVNILDNQGKPALDNARIFLSVEVSDVNKMYKKAKEAHMEIVYPITDEAWGVRRFFVKDPNGATINLVAHKS
- a CDS encoding DUF4153 domain-containing protein, encoding MKKTIALLSGVVLFVILFYNQEIGLNLSVFSIALWLLLLITTPKANRSKPFWAATAALLLSAGAFAWYGDFISFAAIFCSLAIISCKLYAPATNLLLIPFASMLNFASFLFRAPFLHKWLPSGPGLSADVYKKILYYFLVPAALIASFLLVYTSSSDLFQSFFFINWNVNFFQLSFLTIMGFFLMFSFMHYWVPDLLLKQDKYLQDAFPPSYSNAATDPEATDIQFYQKSGQISLIALNLLVIFFIVTYSIEQFRGNPSGNSLSQSLHERVYLLIFSIAMAISVIMLFFKGALNFSKNSGPLKTYAFIWIVLNMLLAGTVVLKNNQYVDSYGLTLKRIGVYLFLFLAVLGLVYTALKIRRQKTNIYLLNRMAWVIYGTLIIGAVVNWSWIVTRYNLNHAASFDKDYAISLPYNKQLLYNKGFLPNTDFMRLKSDELRQPFLSQHLYYLFLKP